The Streptomyces sp. JB150 genomic interval CACCGGCGCACGGCGACCAAGCTGGTCTTCCCCTCGCTGTACGACATGTTCGTCGGCGGGGTGGTGGGCGCCGGCGAGTCCTACGACGACGCGGCGCTGCGCGAGGCGGAGGAGGAGCTGGGCGTGAGCGGGCTGCCCCGCCCGCGCCACCTGTTCACGTTCCTCTACGACGACGGCGCCGGCCGGTCCTGGTGGTCCGCCGTCTACGAGGTGCGCTGCGACCTCCCGGTCCGCCCCCAGGCGGAGGAGGTGGCCTGGCACGCCTTCCTGCCGGAGGACGAGCTGCTGCGGCGGCTGCCCGAGTGGGAGTGGGTCCCGGACGGCCTCGCCGCGTACGAGCGGCTGCGGGCCCACCGGGCGACGGGCTGATCTGCCGCCGCGCACCCCTCCCGGTACTGTCGTACGAGTGATCGAAGTCCTGCGGAACGTCCGTCTGTGGTTCACCCCCGCCCGGATACGGGACGAGGGCGGCACCCCCGACTACCGTTTCTCGCTGGCCAACGAGCGCACCTTCCTGGCCTGGCTGCGCACCGCGCTCGCGCTGATCGGCGGCGGTTTCGCGGTGGACCAGTTCCTGCCGGACCTGCGGTGGGGCTGGCGGATCGGGCTGGCACTCGCCCTGCTGGCGGCGGGCGCGCTGTGCTCCCTGCGGGCGGTCAACCACTGGCTGCGCTGCGAGCGGGCCATGCGGCGCGGCGAGGACCTGCCGGCGTCCCGGTTCCCCGCGCTGCTCAGCCTGGTCGTCGCGGTCGTGGCCGTGGCGATGGTCGTCGTCGTGCTGTTCGGCTGGGAAGGATGAGCGGGGCCGCGCCCGGGAAGCGGGACCCCGGACTCCAGCCCGAGCGCACCCGGCTGGCCTGGCGGCGTACGACCCTCTCCCTGACCGTGGCGGCGGTGCTCGCCATGCGGACCACGCTGCACGAGGGCCCGACCACGCCCGCGCTGCTCGCCTGCGCCCTGTGTTTCACCCTCTGGCTGGGTTTCCTCCTCCTCGCCCACCACCGCATCCGCGCCCTCACCACCACCCTCCGCCCCGCCCCCCTGCCCCCACGCCACGCGACGGCGGCGACGGCCTGCACGGTGGCGCTGGCGGTGTGCGCGGTCGCCCTGATCCTCTAGGCGGACACCCCCTGGGGACAGTACCTGGTCCTACCTCACCCCACCCCGTCCGGCCTCACCCCGCCGCGCCGCGTTGCCTCGGCGCTGCGGGGTACGCGGACGTCATGCCACCCTGATTGCCGGGAATGCCCCTCTTCCTCCGCCCCCCACCGGAAGTGAGACCCATGACGACGCTCCACCAGGAACACCAGGCCCACCCCCACGCCCACGGCCCCGACTGCGGGCACACCGAGGTGCCGCACGGCGACCACGTCGACTACGCGCACAACGGCCATCTGCACCGCGAGCACGCCGGCCACTGGGACGAGTGCGAGGCCGACGGGCACACCGCCCACCCGGACCACGACCACCGGCACGGCGAGGACTGCGGGCACGCCACCGTCCTGCACGGCGATCACGTCGACTACCTCCACGACGGCCACCGGCACGCACAGCACGAGGACCACTGGGACGACCACTGAGGCCCTGCCCGCCCGGCACCCCGGAACGGCTCCCCGCACCCGCGTGGGAGCCGTCCGCCTATCGTGGCCCTGATCACGTTCGCTCCGCCCACTGGACGGCATACCGACCGGTCGGCATCATGAGTCGGAACCCGTTCCCCCGTCCGTAGGAGCGACGATGAGTTCCGACCACCCGCCAGGCCTCGACCCGGACCGGCTGCGCGCCCTGCTCGACCGTGAGCGCCCCGGTCTCGTGCACGGTCCTCTGACCGGCCGGCTGATCGAGGGCGGGCGGTCGAACCTCACCTACGCCGTCACCGACGGCACGGCCCGGTGGGTCGTACGCCGCCCCCCGCTCGGCCACGTCCTGGCCACCGCGCACGACATGAGGCGCGAGCACCGGGTGATCAGCGCCCTGCACCCGACGGACGTGCCGGTGCCCCGCCCCGTCCTGCTCTGCGAGGACGAGGAGGTGCTGGGGGCGCCCTTCTACGTCATGGACTTCGTCGACGGCACCCCGTACCGCACCGCCGGCCAGCTCGCCCCGCTCGGCCCCGAGCGCACCCGCGCGGTGGTGCTCGGCCTGGTGGACACCCTGGTCGAGCTGCACTCCGTGGACCCCGCCGAGGTGGGCCTCGGCGACTTCGGCCGCCCGGAGGGCTTCCTGGACCGCCAGCTGCGCCGCTGGGGCAAGCAGCTGGACGCCTCCCGCAACCGCGACCTGCCCGGCATCGACGAGCTGCACGCCGCGCTCGGCCGCGACCTGCCCGGCTCCCCCGCCCCGGCCGTCGTGCACGGCGACTACCGCCTGGACAACGTTCTCATCGGGGACGACGACCGGATCCGGGCGGTCCTCGACTGGGAGATGTCCACGCTCGGCGACCCGCTGACCGACCTGGGCCTGCTGGTGATGTACAGCATGCCGCTGGGCCTGCCCGGCTCCCCCGTCTCCACCACCGCCGAGGCCCCCGGCCACCCGTCCCCGGCCGAACTCATCGAGCGGTACGCCGCGCGCTCGGGGCGCGACGTGTCCGCGGTCTCCTGGTACACGGCGTTCGCCTGGTTCAAGCTCGCCGTGATCCTGGAGGGCATCCACTACCGCTACACGCTGGGCCAGACGGTCGGGCGGGGCTTCGACCGCATCGGCGAGCTGGTGCCGGTCTTCATCGACCACGGTCTGTCGACCCTTCAGGAAGGCTGAGGACACATGGACTTCGCGTTCGACGCGCGCACCGAGGAGCTGCGCGGGAAGCTGCTCGCCTTCATGGACGAGTACGTCCACCCGGCCGAGGCGGTCGCCCACGAGCAGCGGCAGAGGCTGGCCTCCCCGTGGGAGACCCCGGCCGTGGTGGAGGAGCTGAAGGCGGAGGCGAAGCGGCAGGGGCTGTGGAACCTGTTCCTGCCCGACGCCGAGCACGGCGCCGGCCTCACCAACCTGCAGTACGCCCCGCTCGCCGAGATCACCGGCCGCTCCCCGCAGCTCGCGCCCACCGCGACCAACTGCGCCGCGCCGGACACCGGCAACATGGAGGTGCTCGCCCAGTTCGGCGACGAGGCGCAGAAGAAGCAGTGGCTCCAGCCGCTGCTCGCGGGCGAGATCCGCTCGGCGTTCGCGATGACGGAGCCCGAGGTGGCCTCCTCCGACGCCACCAACATCACCACGCACATCGAGCGGGACGGCGACGAGTACGTCATCACCGGCCGCAAGTGGTACATCTCCGGGGCGATGAACCCGGACTGCAAAGTCTTCATCGTGATGGGCAAGACCGACCCGGACGGGCCGGACATCCGCCGTCAGCAGTCCATGGTGCTGGTCCCGCGCGACACCCCCGGCGTCACCGTCAAGCGCGCCATGCAGGTCTTCGGCTACGAGGACCACTGGCACGGCGGCCACGCGGAGGTGGTCTTCGACCACGCGCGCGTGCCGGTGTCGAACCTGATCGGCGAGGAGGGCGGCGGCTTCGCCATCGCCCAGGCCCGGCTCGGTCCCGGCCGGATCCACCACTGCATGCGGCTGATCGGCATGGCCGAGCGGGCGATCGAGCTGATGTGCCGGCGGGCGGTCTCCCGCGAGGCGTTCGGCAAGCCGCTGGCCGCACAGGGCGTGGTGCACAACTGGATCGCCGACGCGCGCGTGACGGTGGAGCAGCTGCGGCTGCTGGTGCTGAAAACGGCCTGGCTGATGGACACCGTCGGCAACCGGGGCGCCCACACGGAGATCCAGGCCATCAAGATCGCCACGCCCCGCGCGGTGGTCGGCATCCTCGACAAGGCGATCCAGCTGCACGGCGCGGGCGGTGTCAGCCAGGACTTCCCGCTCGCCGAGCTGTACGCCGGCGCCCGCACCCTGATGATCGCCGACGGCCCGGACGAGGTCCACCAGCGGTCGCTGGCCCGGCGGGAGCTGCGGAAGTACGCCTAGTAACCCCCGAAGTAGTGATGGTCCGCGCGGGCCAGCGCGCGGACGAAGGCGACGAAACGGGACCAGAGAGCCGGTGTGCGCTGCATGCGTCCAGCGTCGTGCGGGCCACCCCCAGCGGTCCAACAGATGGTTTCGCTGCCGGCGTTCCATAAAATAGATGGATGGAGATCCGCCAGCTGCGCCACTTCATGGCGGTCGTCACCGAGGGCAGCTTCACCGCCGCGGCCCGCAGCGAACTGATCGTGCAGTCGGCGCTCAGCACCTCGATCCGGAATCTGGAACGGGAGCTGGGTGCCGACCTGTTCGACCGCACGGGCCGGCGCGTCGTGCTCACGGAGGCCGGCCGGGCCCTGCTGCCGCAGGCCCGCGCGCTGCTGGCCGGGGCGGAGGCCGCACGGGAGGCGGTGGCGGCGGTGACCGGCCTGGCCGCCGGCCGCGTGGCCATCGGCACCATCCAGACGCTGACCTGTGTGGACCTGCCCGCCGAACTCGCCGCGTTCCACGCGGAGTTCCCCGGCGTCCAGGTGTCCGTGCGGGACGCCCCGGTCGCCGAACTGACCGACGCGCTGCGGGCGGGCGAGCTGGATCTGGCGTATCTGGTGCCGGACCTCGGGCAGCTGCCGGAAGGGCTCACGGCGCACGCCACCTGGCACGAGGAACTGGTGCTGGTCACCGCGCCCGGCCACCGGCTGGCCGCCGCGGGCCGCACCCTGATCAAGGACCTCGCCGAGGAGCCGTTCGTCGACTTCCGCGCGGGCACGGGTCTGGAGACGGCCGTACGGCGCCTCGCCGCCCACTGCGGTCTGGAACGCCGTATCACCTGCGACGTCACGCAGATCGGCCTGCTCGTCGACCTCGTGCGGGCCGGGATCGGTGTCGCGTTCGTGCCCCGGGAGATCGGGGAGCGCGCCGGGCTGCCGTGCGTGCGGATCCGGCAGCCGGAACCCGGCCGCACGGTGGTGCTGGCCGGGCGGGGACCCGCACCGCGCAATCCGGCGGCACGGGCCCTGCTGGCTCATCTCACGGCCGCAGCGCGCGCAGCAGCAGGTCCGCCAGGTGGTCGGCGACCTGCTGCGGGGTGAGCGGGCCGTCGGGGCGGTACCAGGTGGACAGGTGGTGGACGGAACCGAAGTGGTAGTCGACCACCAGGTCCGCCGGGGTCGCCGTGGAGAAGACGCCCGCCTCCTGGCCCTCCTCGATCAGCGCGCGGAAGCGCTCGTGGTAGCGCCGCCGCTCGGCGCGCACCTGCTTGTTCTTCTCGGGGCTGAGGTGGTGCATGGAGCGGAAGAAGATGGCCGCGTCGTCCAGGTTCTCGATCGTGGTGACCACGACGTCCGCCGCCGCGTCCCGCACCCGCTTCTCCACCGGCTCGTCGGCGTCCGCGAAGGTGTCCAGCCGCTCCTGCTGGAGGCGCAGCACGCGCGCGTACACCTCGTGCAGCAGGTCGTCCTTGGAGCCGAAGTAGTGGTACAGCGCCCCCTTGGTGACGCCGGCCGCCTCCACGATCTCCTGCACCGAGGTGCGGTCGTAACCCTGCTCCGCGAAGAGCCGGGTGGCGGCGGCCAGCAGCCGCTGCGGCACAGGAGCCCCGTCTCCGTCCGTCGTCCTGGGCACTGCCGCCACCTGCCTTTCCGTGTTGCCTTGCCTTACCGGTTGTCCAGCGTGCGGGAACGCAGTTCCCGACGGAGGATCTTCCCACTCGCCGTCTTCGGCAAGTCGGGCAGGACCTCCACCTGCCGCGGGTACTTGTAGGCGGCCAGTTTCTCCCTGCAGTACGCGGCCAGCTCCTCCGGGTCCGCCGCTGCGCCCGGCCGGAGGCTGATGTACGCCTTCACGGTCTCCCCGCGGTAGCCGTCGGGCACGCCGACGACGGCCGCCTCGCGCACCGCGGGATGCGTGTAGAGCACGTCCTCGACCTCGCGCGGCCACACCTTGAACCCGGACGCGTTGATCATGTCCTTCTTGCGGTCGACGACGTACAGCCAGCCGCGTTCGTCCATGAACCCGATGTCCCCGGTGCGCAGCTCGCCGTCCGGGAAGGTCTCGGCGGTGGCGTCGGGCCGCCGCCAGTAGCCGGGCACGACCTGCGGGCCGCTGACCGCGATCTCGCCCTGCTGCCCGAAGGGCACGTCCTCGCCTCGGTCGTCGACGATCCGCACGAGCGTGTCGGGTCCGGGCAGGCCCACGGCGAGCGTCCCGGACACCGGGTCGACGGGCGCCTCCAGGTGGGGCGGCACGGAGGCGCAGGGGGCGGTGCACTCGGTGAGCCCGTAGCCGTTGCGCAGGTACGGCCCGAACCCGGCCCGGAACTTCTCCACGAGGGCGGGCGGCAGCGGGGCGCCGCCGGAGGAGATCACCCGGAAGGACGAGAAGTGGTCGCGGGTGGCGGACGGGTGCGCGGCCAGCGCCATGAAGGCCGTGGCGGGCCCGACCGTGTAGTGCGGCCGGTGTTCGGCGAACGCGTCGAGCACCACGCCCGCCTCGAACCGGTACGCCAGCACGAGCGTGCCCGCGCTGTTCAGGCAGGCGCCGAGCTGGCAGACCATGCCGGTGATGTGGAACAGCGGCGCGAGCGCGAAGTACACCGGAGCCTCGGGCAGCCGGAGGCCGGTGCGCTGGCGTTCGGCGTTGTACATGATGTTGCCGTGCGTGTTGGTGGCGCCCTTGGGCGCGCCGCTGGTGCCGGAGGTGTAGCTGATCAGCGCG includes:
- a CDS encoding AMP-binding protein translates to MSRGYADKPWLDLLEEHQKAPIGPADSLVHALRRAAAEAPERTFLAYFDGRLGYREADVLSDAVAGHLAARGLERGDRVAVLLQNSPHFVLAVLGAWKAGAVVVPVNPMYKAGEVTHVLRDAEVTALICSDRAWETYLRDTARDSPVRIVLTGCERDFQTRDDERVLAFERPAPAGDADDLTAVARAGRTAPEGRDPEPGDIALISYTSGTSGAPKGATNTHGNIMYNAERQRTGLRLPEAPVYFALAPLFHITGMVCQLGACLNSAGTLVLAYRFEAGVVLDAFAEHRPHYTVGPATAFMALAAHPSATRDHFSSFRVISSGGAPLPPALVEKFRAGFGPYLRNGYGLTECTAPCASVPPHLEAPVDPVSGTLAVGLPGPDTLVRIVDDRGEDVPFGQQGEIAVSGPQVVPGYWRRPDATAETFPDGELRTGDIGFMDERGWLYVVDRKKDMINASGFKVWPREVEDVLYTHPAVREAAVVGVPDGYRGETVKAYISLRPGAAADPEELAAYCREKLAAYKYPRQVEVLPDLPKTASGKILRRELRSRTLDNR
- a CDS encoding acyl-CoA dehydrogenase family protein, producing MDFAFDARTEELRGKLLAFMDEYVHPAEAVAHEQRQRLASPWETPAVVEELKAEAKRQGLWNLFLPDAEHGAGLTNLQYAPLAEITGRSPQLAPTATNCAAPDTGNMEVLAQFGDEAQKKQWLQPLLAGEIRSAFAMTEPEVASSDATNITTHIERDGDEYVITGRKWYISGAMNPDCKVFIVMGKTDPDGPDIRRQQSMVLVPRDTPGVTVKRAMQVFGYEDHWHGGHAEVVFDHARVPVSNLIGEEGGGFAIAQARLGPGRIHHCMRLIGMAERAIELMCRRAVSREAFGKPLAAQGVVHNWIADARVTVEQLRLLVLKTAWLMDTVGNRGAHTEIQAIKIATPRAVVGILDKAIQLHGAGGVSQDFPLAELYAGARTLMIADGPDEVHQRSLARRELRKYA
- a CDS encoding phosphotransferase family protein; protein product: MSSDHPPGLDPDRLRALLDRERPGLVHGPLTGRLIEGGRSNLTYAVTDGTARWVVRRPPLGHVLATAHDMRREHRVISALHPTDVPVPRPVLLCEDEEVLGAPFYVMDFVDGTPYRTAGQLAPLGPERTRAVVLGLVDTLVELHSVDPAEVGLGDFGRPEGFLDRQLRRWGKQLDASRNRDLPGIDELHAALGRDLPGSPAPAVVHGDYRLDNVLIGDDDRIRAVLDWEMSTLGDPLTDLGLLVMYSMPLGLPGSPVSTTAEAPGHPSPAELIERYAARSGRDVSAVSWYTAFAWFKLAVILEGIHYRYTLGQTVGRGFDRIGELVPVFIDHGLSTLQEG
- a CDS encoding TetR/AcrR family transcriptional regulator gives rise to the protein MPRTTDGDGAPVPQRLLAAATRLFAEQGYDRTSVQEIVEAAGVTKGALYHYFGSKDDLLHEVYARVLRLQQERLDTFADADEPVEKRVRDAAADVVVTTIENLDDAAIFFRSMHHLSPEKNKQVRAERRRYHERFRALIEEGQEAGVFSTATPADLVVDYHFGSVHHLSTWYRPDGPLTPQQVADHLADLLLRALRP
- a CDS encoding NUDIX domain-containing protein, whose protein sequence is MSAADEMLDIVDENDRVIGRLPRGEVYAKGLRHRCVFVQARDARGHVFVHRRTATKLVFPSLYDMFVGGVVGAGESYDDAALREAEEELGVSGLPRPRHLFTFLYDDGAGRSWWSAVYEVRCDLPVRPQAEEVAWHAFLPEDELLRRLPEWEWVPDGLAAYERLRAHRATG
- a CDS encoding DUF202 domain-containing protein — its product is MIEVLRNVRLWFTPARIRDEGGTPDYRFSLANERTFLAWLRTALALIGGGFAVDQFLPDLRWGWRIGLALALLAAGALCSLRAVNHWLRCERAMRRGEDLPASRFPALLSLVVAVVAVAMVVVVLFGWEG
- a CDS encoding DUF202 domain-containing protein; protein product: MSGAAPGKRDPGLQPERTRLAWRRTTLSLTVAAVLAMRTTLHEGPTTPALLACALCFTLWLGFLLLAHHRIRALTTTLRPAPLPPRHATAATACTVALAVCAVALIL
- a CDS encoding LysR family transcriptional regulator, translating into MEIRQLRHFMAVVTEGSFTAAARSELIVQSALSTSIRNLERELGADLFDRTGRRVVLTEAGRALLPQARALLAGAEAAREAVAAVTGLAAGRVAIGTIQTLTCVDLPAELAAFHAEFPGVQVSVRDAPVAELTDALRAGELDLAYLVPDLGQLPEGLTAHATWHEELVLVTAPGHRLAAAGRTLIKDLAEEPFVDFRAGTGLETAVRRLAAHCGLERRITCDVTQIGLLVDLVRAGIGVAFVPREIGERAGLPCVRIRQPEPGRTVVLAGRGPAPRNPAARALLAHLTAAARAAAGPPGGRRPAAG